The genomic DNA CCTACCTCCATACCTTTTTTTAACTCCATAGGACTGGCACCAGAAGCAATATTTTTTAACCCCTCTTGAACCATCTTCTGAGTCAAAATGGTTGCTGTTGTTGTTCCATCTCCTGCACTCTCTTTTGTCTTGGATGCAACTTGTTCTATTAATTTCGCACCCAAATTAGAAATAGGGTTCTCAATCTCAATCTCTTTAGCAACTGTGGATCCATCTTTAACTATATCTGGTGAACCAAATTTTCTCTCTATTACTACGTTTTTTGCTTTTGGCCCAATAGTAACCTTTACCGCATTAGCTACGAAATTCACACCTTTTTCTAGGGCTTCTCTTGATTCATTAGAAAAACTTAACTGTTTAGCCATGTTTACTCGATCTTTAATCTTATTCTAATCTCCCATAGAATCATTTTTAAGGGATATTTAATTAAGTGGGGAAAGCCGAATTTCTTTTAATTAGACATACAAATTAAAAGAAATAAGAGTATCTTTAAGTTATGGAAGAAACAAATAATCTTATTTTTACTCTTACCGCAATCCTTGCGATTGCTATGACATTGATTTACTTTCCTTTAAGATTTTTCTTAACATTAACTGCTAGAAGTCGAAGACTAAAACTTTTACAAAAAATTAGAAGGTTGAGAGATGAATTAGGTCAGCCTTATGAAAGTACATAACTAAATACTCATACCCCCGTCTATACTGATTGTTTGCCCTGTAATGTAACTTCCTGCATCACTTGAAACTAAGAATGACACTAAGTTTGCAATTTGAGCACAACTTCCTAATTTCCCTAAAGGAATAACTTTTAGAATTTCTTCAGTATTAAGTTTTTCAGTCATCTCTGTTTCTATAAAACCTGGAGCTATTGCATTAACGTTTATACCTCTTGAGGCAAATTCTTTAGCGCAAGTTTTGGTAAATCCAATAACTCCAGCTTTGGCTGCAGAATAATTTGCTTGGCCAGGATTACCAATTATTCCAACAACAGATGAAATATTTACGATGCTACCACTTCTTTTTTTCATCATAAATTTAGAAGCATATTTTGTACAAAGAAAAACTCCTTTTAAGTTTGTATTCAGTACATCATCCCATTGTTCCGATTTCATTCTCATCAATAGTCCATCTCTAGTAATTCCAGCATTGTTAATGAGGATATCAATAGTGCCATTAATTTTGATTATTTCTTCAAAAGCTGAACTGACAGAATCCTCTTTTGAAACATCAAATTTTAATTTATGAGCATTACCTCCTAAATTTTTTATTAAATTTACAACTTCTTCAGCTTTTTCATCAGAAGAAGAGTAATTAATAAAAACTTCTGCTCCTAATCGGCTTAGTTCTAAAGCAATTTCTTTACCAATTCCTCTGCTAGCTCCAGTGATTAAAGCAACTTTGCCTGATAATGAATCTGTATTGGACATTATAAAATTTTATAATTTTCAATCGTAGTACTATTTGTGTAAAGATATTGCTTTTATTTATAATTGTCTAGGAAATATTAAGACCTTCTATTGTGCACTTTTTAATACCAGCTGCAGGGAACGGTAGCAGAATGAAAGCTGGAAAAAATAAATTACTTATTGATTTAGAGGGAGAGTCTTTGATTTATTGGACACTTAAATCTGTATTTTCTGCAAGCTCAACAAATTGGGTTGGAATAATTGGGCAACAGAAAGATAAAAATTTATTATTAAATTCAGCAAAGGATTTTGCCCATAAAGTTCATTGGATTAATGGTGGTGACACCAGACAACAGTCAGTTTTTAATGGTTTAAAAGCGTTACCAAAAGATGCTGAAAAAGTTTTAATACATGATGGTGCTAGATGTCTAATTAATCCTGAATTGATAGACCTTTGTGCCAAGCAATTAGATGAAAATGAAGCTGTAATTTTGGCTACTAAGGTAACTGACACTATAAAGATTGTTGATAATGAAGGTTTTATTAAAGAAACACCAGATAGAAATTATTTATGGGCAGCGCAAACTCCTCAGGGCTTTTTAGTAGATAGCTTAAAAAAAGCTCATAAGATGGCAATTGATAAAAACTGGAAAGTCACAGATGATGCCTCTTTATTCGAAATGCTTAATTGGAAAGTAAAGATTATTGAAGGAACTTATTCAAATATAAAAATTACATCCCCTATAGATTTGAAAATAGCAAAACTTTTTGTGAAGAACCCCTAGTTAAAAAGGTTTATGGATACTAAGAATGCCATCATCACCATTTAATGTGGCTTCGTATCCTAGAGGAATGCAAGCATTTCCCGATATGTGGCCTATCGGGAGGTCAAAAAGAATTGGAAAATCAAATTCTTGGAGTCTTTCAATAATGCAGTTTTTTAGTAAATCTTTCCATTCAAGGTCATAGGAATCATTAGAAAAACTTCCGAATCCAATACCAGCAATTTCAGAAAGTGTTTTAGTCATTCTGAGGTAAGTCAACATACGGTCAATTTTATAAATATCTTCATTAATATCTTCAAAAACTATTATTTTCCCTTTGCAATCTGGAAAGTGATTAGTACCAACTAAAAAAGTAGCAATAGTTAAGTTAGAAACGATGATTTCTCCTTTAGCTTTTCCAGCTCTTAAAGAAATTCCTCTTATGTCCTCAACATATCCCTCAAAAAGTAAATTTCTTAATCTCTCAAGACTCCACTCTGGCTCTTTGAAAAGACTAGTAACCATTGGGCCATGAATAGAACCTTTAAATCCTTGAGAATATTTAGATAGTAATAAAGAACATGTATCTGAGAATCCAAGCATTAAACCATGCTGCCAAGAAGGTTCTTTTTCTAAAAGTCTTGCTGAACCCCAGCCTCCTTTTGCATAAATGATTAGCTTACTATTTTGTGCTTTTTCCAGTTCTTCAAATCTAGTTAGATCATTACCTGCAAAATAACCAAATTTTTTTGATAGGGAATTATTTTCATTAATTTCCAAGCCCCAGTTTTTTAAGATTTCTATGCCTTTTTGAAAATTTTCGTCTTCATCAATAAATGAGCCTGGAGCTAAAATATCTATTAGATCTCCTTTTTTTAATCTAAAAACCATATTTAGAATTTATGAGGCAATAAAAATTCCTAATAAAAGGACTCCTCCATAAATTGATTGATTTTTGAAGTGATTTCCAATATTTTTTATTGATTGCTTTTCCTCAGGAAATACTTTTAGTATATCTCTCTGCATTAAGATTGACGCTGTTAGCCAAATTGGCCAAAAAATAAAATTCATTTGATTAATAAATCCGCATAATGCCAGAAAACAAGAAGTTAAAAAATAACAAATTTGAATAGTTATTCTTGTATTGTTCTGAAGGTTAACAGCGGAGCTATTTATTCCAATTTGGACATCATATTTTTTATCTGCTAAAGCATAAATCGTGTCAAAGCCAAAAGTCCAAAAAATGGTAGCTAGCCAGCAAAATAATAAAACAATACTATTTAAATTACCTTCATTTGCAGCCCACGGAATCAAGACAGCAAAACCCCAGCATATGGATAAGATTAATTGAGGATATTTAAACCATCTTTTGGCAGAAGGATAAATTAAAATAATTGGTAGAGCTAAAGAAGCAAGTGAAATAGTAAGGATTCTCCCATGCTGAGGTAGTGACAATGTTAAAAAGAAGCTACATAAAATTAAAAAGAAAAGAATTGAATAAGCTGTTTTAAGACCGATTTTATTTGCAGCTAGAGGTCTATTTTTTGTCCTAACAACTCTTTGATCAATTTTTTTGTCCCAAATATCATTAACCACGCAGCCTAATCCACTTACTAGTAGTCCTCCCAGTATTATTCTTAGCAACATTAAAAATGATGGATCAGAGTCTGGGGTTAAATATAAACTCCATCCAGCAGGAATAAGTAAGATCATTCTTCCAGTGGGCTTATTCCACCTTAATAATTCAAAAAAAGTTCTTAATTTAATTTGTCGATTTTTATTATGCATATGACTTATTGTATATTTCATAACTTTAAATAATTTTACCAGGATTAAATGATTTCTATTATTTAATAATCAATCTTGGGTATATTTATTAATGGATTCAAGATATCTGCATCCTATAAAAAGAAATGATACAGAAACAAGAT from Prochlorococcus marinus XMU1402 includes the following:
- the fabG gene encoding 3-oxoacyl-[acyl-carrier-protein] reductase; protein product: MSNTDSLSGKVALITGASRGIGKEIALELSRLGAEVFINYSSSDEKAEEVVNLIKNLGGNAHKLKFDVSKEDSVSSAFEEIIKINGTIDILINNAGITRDGLLMRMKSEQWDDVLNTNLKGVFLCTKYASKFMMKKRSGSIVNISSVVGIIGNPGQANYSAAKAGVIGFTKTCAKEFASRGINVNAIAPGFIETEMTEKLNTEEILKVIPLGKLGSCAQIANLVSFLVSSDAGSYITGQTISIDGGMSI
- the ispD gene encoding 2-C-methyl-D-erythritol 4-phosphate cytidylyltransferase produces the protein MHFLIPAAGNGSRMKAGKNKLLIDLEGESLIYWTLKSVFSASSTNWVGIIGQQKDKNLLLNSAKDFAHKVHWINGGDTRQQSVFNGLKALPKDAEKVLIHDGARCLINPELIDLCAKQLDENEAVILATKVTDTIKIVDNEGFIKETPDRNYLWAAQTPQGFLVDSLKKAHKMAIDKNWKVTDDASLFEMLNWKVKIIEGTYSNIKITSPIDLKIAKLFVKNP
- a CDS encoding S66 peptidase family protein; translated protein: MVFRLKKGDLIDILAPGSFIDEDENFQKGIEILKNWGLEINENNSLSKKFGYFAGNDLTRFEELEKAQNSKLIIYAKGGWGSARLLEKEPSWQHGLMLGFSDTCSLLLSKYSQGFKGSIHGPMVTSLFKEPEWSLERLRNLLFEGYVEDIRGISLRAGKAKGEIIVSNLTIATFLVGTNHFPDCKGKIIVFEDINEDIYKIDRMLTYLRMTKTLSEIAGIGFGSFSNDSYDLEWKDLLKNCIIERLQEFDFPILFDLPIGHISGNACIPLGYEATLNGDDGILSIHKPF
- a CDS encoding 4-hydroxybenzoate polyprenyltransferase, translating into MKYTISHMHNKNRQIKLRTFFELLRWNKPTGRMILLIPAGWSLYLTPDSDPSFLMLLRIILGGLLVSGLGCVVNDIWDKKIDQRVVRTKNRPLAANKIGLKTAYSILFFLILCSFFLTLSLPQHGRILTISLASLALPIILIYPSAKRWFKYPQLILSICWGFAVLIPWAANEGNLNSIVLLFCWLATIFWTFGFDTIYALADKKYDVQIGINSSAVNLQNNTRITIQICYFLTSCFLALCGFINQMNFIFWPIWLTASILMQRDILKVFPEEKQSIKNIGNHFKNQSIYGGVLLLGIFIAS